One Corythoichthys intestinalis isolate RoL2023-P3 chromosome 9, ASM3026506v1, whole genome shotgun sequence DNA window includes the following coding sequences:
- the LOC130921502 gene encoding bile acid-CoA:amino acid N-acyltransferase-like isoform X1, protein MGVCNFRNTKHTGFSTVKYPGRLLQVLRISFTDKSDTHPQISSDVEIIFFKILIYSKHLEQAIAGEYFCAIRRKTGSTLVPVLTAAPTRGLVDEQIGIKADFLPPRHPVTLCAQMRSEDGDLWEAFGHYNTSADGTVEVTRDHSVGGSYLGCEPMGLFWAMQPAPGEREGLRLRMRNVKIPLIVNISLSEGHVSPREPESGRLAVATAERWFTAPGVQRIDVRQNGVVGTLFLPPGPGSFPAVLDLWGMGGGLVEYRSSMLASRGFASFSVAYMEHKDLTVQLDISGADAYMKKAFHILQDHPQICGDRIGIIGLSYGVYLGLRMATSPDLNPSCLVCINGPAGSNKELSQVFCKPKTSESDQRYWPRDEAGYLSFRDMSLPANYSPGTQVKIENLACPTMYILGEDDQNSPSTENSNLVKARLDPADWRGSPFVPPELEFLTLNFSAFQIKCLTFKLGWRRSTSRDLSAHWKESKLRFSALQIEDVLKAAGKSHLYTRLSYPGAGHLIEVPYTPHARLSVWRIKPEKILSLWGGETAPHAAAQEDSWKKMLHFLDTNLRA, encoded by the exons ATGGGAGTGTGTAACTTCCGGAACACAAAACATACCGGTTTCTCCACTGTAAAATATCCTGGCAGGTTACTGCAGGTTCTGCGTATCTCTTTTACTGACAAAAGTGATACACACCCACAAATATCATCAGATGTTGAGATcatctttttcaaaatattaATCTACTCAAAACACCTGGAGCAAGCCATCGCTGGTGAATACTTTTGTG CGATCCGGCGGAAGACCGGTTCCACTCTAGTTCCTGTACTAACAGCCGCTCCGACTCGAGGCCTGGTGGACGAGCAAATCGGCATCAAGGCGGATTTTCTGCCACCTCGCCATCCGGTGACATTGTGCGCCCAAATGCGCAGCGAGGACGGTGACCTGTGGGAGGCTTTTGGCCACTATAACACAAGTGCGGATGGCACTGTCGA AGTGACTAGGGATCATTCCGTGGGTGGTTCGTATTTGGGATGTGAACCGATGGGTCTCTTCTGGGCCATGCAGCCTGCTCCTGGAGAAAGGGAAGGTTTAAG GTTGCGGATGAGGAATGTCAAGATTCCACTCATAGTAAACATTTCCTTGTCGGAGGGCCACGTGTCACCTAGAGAGCCAGAGAGCGGCCGACTGGCCGTCGCCACCGCCGAACGTTGGTTCACGGCTCCGGGCGTACAAAGAATAGACGTTCGCCAAAACGGAGTTGTGGGAACGCTTTTTTTACCGCCGG GCCCCGGCAGCTTTCCGGCCGTGCTGGACTTGTGGGGCATGGGCGGAGGACTAGTGGAGTACCGCTCATCCATGCTGGCGTCCAGAGGCTTTGCCAGTTTCTCCGTGGCCTACATGGAACACAAGGATTTGACGGTCCAACTAGATATTAGCGGTGCAGATGCATATATGAAG AAAGCATTTCATATACTTCAGGATCATCCTCAGATCTGCGGCGATCGAATCGGTATCATCGGTCTCTCCTACGGCGTCTACCTAGGCCTCCGAATGGCAACCTCCCCTGATCTGAAT CCGTCCTGCCTGGTTTGTATAAACGGCCCCGCGGGTAGCAACAAGGAGCTCTCGCAAGTATTTTGCAAGCCTAAAACATCTGAAAG CGACCAGAGATATTGGCCACGGGATGAGGCAGGCTATCTGAGTTTTAGGGACATGTCATTACCGGCCAACTACTCCCCTGGCACCCAAGTGAAG ATCGAGAACCTGGCTTGTCCGACGATGTACATATTGGGTGAAGATGATCAGAATTCTCCGAGTACTGAGAATTCAAACTTGGTAAAAGCGCGCCTCGACCCGGCGGATTGGCGCGGAAGTCCATTTGTGCCACCCGAGTTGGAATTTCTGACATTGAATTTTTCGGCATTCCAAATCAAATGTTTGACATTCAAACTCGGGTGGCGCAGATCGACTTCCAGAGATTTGTCTGCACATTGGAAAGAATCCAAGCTCCGTTTTTCTGCCCTTCAGATCGAAGATGTCCTGAAAGCGGCCGGTAAATCTCACCTGTATACACGTTTGTCATATCCCGGCGCCGGCCACCTGATCGAAGTACCTTACACGCCGCACGCCAGACTTTCTGTGTGGAGAATCAAACCGGAAAAAA TCTTGTCTCTGTGGGGAGGTGAAACGGCGCCCCACGCTGCTGCGCAGGAAGATTCTTGGAAGAAAATGCTCCACTTTTTGGACACCAATCTGAGGGCGTGA
- the sys1 gene encoding protein SYS1 homolog isoform X3, whose amino-acid sequence MGSHFRSYIWDPVLIVFQIVLMQCIYYSFLGLWLAGVDSLVQRRSSLDQIFSYEILGFASILGRLSMMAFVLNSLTCSRTQSEKSL is encoded by the exons ATGGGCAGCCACTTCCGGAGCTACATCTGGGACCCGGTTCTTATTGTCTTCCAAATCGTGTTGATGCAGTGCATCTACTACAGCTTTCTGGGCTTGTGGTTGGCAGGAGTGGACAGTCTAGTGCAAAGGCGTAGCTCGCTGGACCAGATCTTCAGCTATGAA ATCCTTGGTTTTGCATCCATTCTGGGTAGGCTCTCCATGATGGCGTTTGTTTTAAACTCTCTTACCTG TTCCAGGACACAGTCGGAAAAGTCCTTGTAA
- the sys1 gene encoding protein SYS1 homolog isoform X2 yields MGSHFRSYIWDPVLIVFQIVLMQCIYYSFLGLWLAGVDSLVQRRSSLDQIFSYEILGFASILGRLSMMAFVLNSLTCGQFRFSLLASKLPAATLIHQK; encoded by the exons ATGGGCAGCCACTTCCGGAGCTACATCTGGGACCCGGTTCTTATTGTCTTCCAAATCGTGTTGATGCAGTGCATCTACTACAGCTTTCTGGGCTTGTGGTTGGCAGGAGTGGACAGTCTAGTGCAAAGGCGTAGCTCGCTGGACCAGATCTTCAGCTATGAA ATCCTTGGTTTTGCATCCATTCTGGGTAGGCTCTCCATGATGGCGTTTGTTTTAAACTCTCTTACCTG cgGACAGTTCCGTTTCAGCCTTCTCGCCTCCAAGCTTCCTGCTGCAACCTTGATCCATCAAAAATGA
- the LOC130921502 gene encoding peroxisomal succinyl-coenzyme A thioesterase-like isoform X2: MGVCNFRNTKHTGFSTVKYPGRLLQVLRISFTDKSDTHPQISSDVEIIFFKILIYSKHLEQAIAGEYFCGEGRPSIMFRTRVAVFWHFIGKHLTPHVGLRRELYWSHNAVAIRRKTGSTLVPVLTAAPTRGLVDEQIGIKADFLPPRHPVTLCAQMRSEDGDLWEAFGHYNTSADGTVEVTRDHSVGGSYLGCEPMGLFWAMQPAPGEREGLRLRMRNVKIPLIVNISLSEGHVSPREPESGRLAVATAERWFTAPGVQRIDVRQNGVVGTLFLPPGPGSFPAVLDLWGMGGGLVEYRSSMLASRGFASFSVAYMEHKDLTVQLDISGADAYMKKAFHILQDHPQICGDRIGIIGLSYGVYLGLRMATSPDLNPSCLVCINGPAGSNKELSQVFCKPKTSESDQRYWPRDEAGYLSFRDMSLPANYSPGTQVKIENLACPTMYILGEDDQNSPSTENSNLIEDVLKAAGKSHLYTRLSYPGAGHLIEVPYTPHARLSVWRIKPEKILSLWGGETAPHAAAQEDSWKKMLHFLDTNLRA; this comes from the exons ATGGGAGTGTGTAACTTCCGGAACACAAAACATACCGGTTTCTCCACTGTAAAATATCCTGGCAGGTTACTGCAGGTTCTGCGTATCTCTTTTACTGACAAAAGTGATACACACCCACAAATATCATCAGATGTTGAGATcatctttttcaaaatattaATCTACTCAAAACACCTGGAGCAAGCCATCGCTGGTGAATACTTTTGTG GGGAGGGCAGACCAAGCATCATGTTTAGGACCCGAGTGGCAGTATTCTGGCATTTTATTGGAAAGCACCTGACTCCACACGTTGGCCTGCGCAGGGAGCTTTACTGGTCGCACAATGCTGTCG CGATCCGGCGGAAGACCGGTTCCACTCTAGTTCCTGTACTAACAGCCGCTCCGACTCGAGGCCTGGTGGACGAGCAAATCGGCATCAAGGCGGATTTTCTGCCACCTCGCCATCCGGTGACATTGTGCGCCCAAATGCGCAGCGAGGACGGTGACCTGTGGGAGGCTTTTGGCCACTATAACACAAGTGCGGATGGCACTGTCGA AGTGACTAGGGATCATTCCGTGGGTGGTTCGTATTTGGGATGTGAACCGATGGGTCTCTTCTGGGCCATGCAGCCTGCTCCTGGAGAAAGGGAAGGTTTAAG GTTGCGGATGAGGAATGTCAAGATTCCACTCATAGTAAACATTTCCTTGTCGGAGGGCCACGTGTCACCTAGAGAGCCAGAGAGCGGCCGACTGGCCGTCGCCACCGCCGAACGTTGGTTCACGGCTCCGGGCGTACAAAGAATAGACGTTCGCCAAAACGGAGTTGTGGGAACGCTTTTTTTACCGCCGG GCCCCGGCAGCTTTCCGGCCGTGCTGGACTTGTGGGGCATGGGCGGAGGACTAGTGGAGTACCGCTCATCCATGCTGGCGTCCAGAGGCTTTGCCAGTTTCTCCGTGGCCTACATGGAACACAAGGATTTGACGGTCCAACTAGATATTAGCGGTGCAGATGCATATATGAAG AAAGCATTTCATATACTTCAGGATCATCCTCAGATCTGCGGCGATCGAATCGGTATCATCGGTCTCTCCTACGGCGTCTACCTAGGCCTCCGAATGGCAACCTCCCCTGATCTGAAT CCGTCCTGCCTGGTTTGTATAAACGGCCCCGCGGGTAGCAACAAGGAGCTCTCGCAAGTATTTTGCAAGCCTAAAACATCTGAAAG CGACCAGAGATATTGGCCACGGGATGAGGCAGGCTATCTGAGTTTTAGGGACATGTCATTACCGGCCAACTACTCCCCTGGCACCCAAGTGAAG ATCGAGAACCTGGCTTGTCCGACGATGTACATATTGGGTGAAGATGATCAGAATTCTCCGAGTACTGAGAATTCAAACTTG ATCGAAGATGTCCTGAAAGCGGCCGGTAAATCTCACCTGTATACACGTTTGTCATATCCCGGCGCCGGCCACCTGATCGAAGTACCTTACACGCCGCACGCCAGACTTTCTGTGTGGAGAATCAAACCGGAAAAAA TCTTGTCTCTGTGGGGAGGTGAAACGGCGCCCCACGCTGCTGCGCAGGAAGATTCTTGGAAGAAAATGCTCCACTTTTTGGACACCAATCTGAGGGCGTGA
- the LOC130921353 gene encoding neuritin-like, with product MHDSREKWAAHLLSAFFESSLFSSNHDRLSLALPLGGKWDDMGLFTSTKILGFALVLLCMSVPADSSDVNCENVYKDFSDCVLELGESMDNYQENVTSERGVAAVCSHWEAFHTCALTALSDCQQEVSSIWETLRQDSRKMRFQGSLFDLCSPSSSPSTSSPVAALTLPLAAALLTAGAGPGWPFM from the exons ATGCACGACTCGCGTGAAAAATGGGCAGCTCATTTGCTCAGCGCCTTTTTTGAGTCCAGTCTCTTTTCTTCGAATCACGAtcgcctctctctcgctctccctCTTGGAGGGAAATGGGATGACATGGGCTTGTTCACATCGACCAAGATCCTCGGCTTTGCTTTAG TGCTCCTGTGTATGTCGGTGCCGGCGGATTCGTCAGATGTGAATTGCGAGAACGTTTACAAGGACTTTTCCGACTGTGTCCTGGAACTGGGGGAGAGCATGGACAACTATCAGGAAAACGTGACCAGCGAGAGGGGAGTGGCTGCCGTGTGCAG CCATTGGGAAGCTTTCCACACGTGCGCCCTGACGGCGTTGTCCGACTGCCAGCAGGAGGTCAGCTCCATTTGGGAGACTCTGAGACAGGACTCCAGAAAGATGCGCTTCCAGGGAAGCTTGTTTGACCTGTGTAGCCCCAGTTCATCTCCAAGCACGAGCTCGCCTGTCGCCGCGCTGACCTTGCCTCTCGCGGCCGCGTTGCTCACCGCCGGGGCCGGGCCCGGATGGCCCTTCATGTAA
- the sys1 gene encoding protein SYS1 homolog isoform X1: MGSHFRSYIWDPVLIVFQIVLMQCIYYSFLGLWLAGVDSLVQRRSSLDQIFSYEILGFASILGRLSMMAFVLNSLTCALGLWFFIRRGKQCLDFTVTVHFFHLIACWIYNSHFPSTLAWWLINLACVALMAVIGEYLCMRTELRAIPVNSGPKSNL; the protein is encoded by the exons ATGGGCAGCCACTTCCGGAGCTACATCTGGGACCCGGTTCTTATTGTCTTCCAAATCGTGTTGATGCAGTGCATCTACTACAGCTTTCTGGGCTTGTGGTTGGCAGGAGTGGACAGTCTAGTGCAAAGGCGTAGCTCGCTGGACCAGATCTTCAGCTATGAA ATCCTTGGTTTTGCATCCATTCTGGGTAGGCTCTCCATGATGGCGTTTGTTTTAAACTCTCTTACCTG CGCTCTGGGCTTGTGGTTCTTCATCCGCCGAGGGAAGCAGTGCCTGGACTTCACCGTCACGGTGCACTTCTTCCATTTGATAGCCTGCTGGATCTACAATTCTCACTTCCCCTCCACGCTGGCCTGGTGGCTCATCAACTTGGCCTGCGTGGCGTTGATGGCGGTCATCGGAGAGTACTTGTGCATGCGGACCGAGCTCAGGGCCATCCCGGTCAATTCCGGACCCAAGTCTAACCTTTGA